A window of the Cystobacter fuscus genome harbors these coding sequences:
- a CDS encoding cytochrome P450: MKAFAGIPGPAPSLPLGNAQDFIGRLPWEVCARYAERHGGMLVVWLLGAPTIILTDPELIWQVLEGDFDSYYKTSPRKQFLPIITDASEFIANGAEWKKKRETDPAHNAIGPRGYEIDAHAVREALTQKVRALVEATRGEPLEDVVPVIARLAFDALSIQAVGRLLEDEIFDTFQTLTKVGTDRINLPVPLPFALAGARARERWQARFESLVREIRQSPGAGRSVLHATLRVGTQLDERALATQIGNIYFGGMTSITSSVIHTLYLLTRHPDVRARVVAEVRELATRELDPALEVFESYPEFNRVVLESLRVLPPVPIYSRCSSPDRQVSLGGHVLPPNTDLLLTCWPLHRSARHWKDPERFEPDRWKGNTLAENPLGSGYFFPFGRGRRACAGSALGLLNIKMLLVSLLTASLPEVGAHQEYRGKLFFGAMHPKGMRVRFLPMG, encoded by the coding sequence ATGAAAGCGTTCGCGGGCATTCCAGGTCCCGCGCCATCCCTTCCCTTGGGAAATGCCCAGGACTTCATCGGTCGACTCCCCTGGGAAGTCTGCGCCCGGTACGCCGAGCGCCATGGAGGCATGCTCGTGGTCTGGCTCCTCGGTGCGCCCACGATCATCCTCACGGACCCGGAACTCATCTGGCAGGTGCTCGAAGGGGACTTCGACAGCTACTACAAGACCAGTCCCCGCAAGCAGTTCCTCCCCATCATCACCGACGCGAGCGAGTTCATCGCGAACGGCGCGGAGTGGAAGAAGAAGCGGGAGACGGACCCCGCCCACAACGCCATCGGCCCGCGGGGATACGAGATCGACGCCCACGCCGTGCGTGAAGCGCTCACCCAGAAGGTGCGCGCCCTTGTCGAAGCGACGCGAGGCGAACCTCTCGAAGATGTCGTGCCGGTGATCGCGCGTCTCGCCTTCGATGCGCTCTCGATTCAAGCCGTGGGGAGGCTGCTCGAGGATGAGATCTTCGACACGTTCCAGACACTGACGAAGGTCGGCACCGACCGGATCAACCTGCCCGTACCCCTGCCCTTCGCCCTGGCGGGCGCACGTGCGCGCGAGCGCTGGCAAGCCCGGTTCGAGAGCCTCGTGCGGGAAATCAGACAGTCACCCGGGGCGGGCAGGAGCGTGCTGCACGCCACGCTCAGGGTGGGAACGCAGCTCGACGAGAGGGCCCTGGCGACGCAGATCGGCAACATCTACTTCGGAGGGATGACCTCGATCACCAGCAGTGTCATTCACACGCTGTACCTCCTGACGCGGCACCCGGATGTGCGAGCGCGCGTCGTCGCCGAGGTGCGCGAGTTGGCGACTCGCGAGCTGGACCCGGCGCTCGAGGTGTTCGAGAGCTACCCGGAGTTCAACCGCGTCGTGCTGGAGTCGCTCCGCGTGCTCCCTCCCGTTCCCATCTACTCGCGCTGTTCGAGCCCGGACCGACAGGTCTCCCTCGGAGGGCATGTCCTGCCGCCCAACACCGACCTGCTCCTCACGTGCTGGCCCCTTCATCGCTCGGCCCGGCATTGGAAGGACCCCGAGCGCTTCGAGCCCGACCGCTGGAAGGGGAACACCCTGGCGGAGAACCCCCTGGGCAGCGGGTACTTCTTTCCCTTCGGCAGGGGCCGGCGGGCCTGCGCGGGCAGCGCGCTCGGGTTGCTCAACATCAAGATGCTCCTCGTGTCGCTGCTGACCGCGAGCCTGCCCGAGGTGGGCGCCCACCAGGAGTATCGGGGGAAGCTCTTCTTCGGCGCCATGCATCCCAAGGGAATGCGCGTGCGCTTCCTCCCCATGGGCTGA
- a CDS encoding trifunctional serine/threonine-protein kinase/ATP-binding protein/sensor histidine kinase has translation MNPMTGYFIQETLFTSTRSIVYRAMRTADARPVVLKVLNAQFPSTEHVARLHREYRLTRALAMDGVIQVLGLERFGTSMALILEDFGGQSLARLLGGRSLELPRLLRMAQRLADILGHVHQHQVIHKDINPSNIVWNPDTDELKLIDFGIATELVRETPVVLGAHVLEGTLPYMSPEATGRMNRAIDYRTDFYSLGVTLYELLTGKLPFSATDPMELVHCHIARVPVPPHELVPGLPAAVSQLIMRLLSKRAEDRYQSAFALGRDLRRCLDEVQATGHISSFELGRGDVSDSLQLPQKLYGRQRELDALLTHFDRAAEGRAELVLVAGYSGIGKSALVHEVHRPIVQRRGYFVSGKFDQFNRNIPYDSLIQALRELMRQLLTEPTERLNQWKEQLLGVLGPNASVIIDVIPEVEFIVGAQPRAPELPPTEAQNRFHLVFEGFVRSFAGPEHPLVVFLDDLQWADLPSLKLLERLMTDPGTRHLLLVGAYRDNEVGTSHSLLSLLEEMRAAGATVSTITLGPLDREHCIEMLADTLGRAPADVESLAELCLRKTEGNPFFLGQFLLSLSEEGLVHFDARAGRWAWDMDRLVHTPMTDNVVELMATKIQKLPADAQRVLWLAACIGNSFDLKTLSIVDARTPGETAESLWAGLREGLVLPVGDAYKFIEDRSAAAAFVERETPGESARVVYRFLHDRVQQAAYSLIPEDSRREVHLRIGRLMRSALSKGERNEELFTIVGHLNLGAELITGQAERDELAEFNLMAGRKAQSSAAHAAALGYLEKGLSLLGPERWTRCFPLALQLHTQAVEVCFLSTDFPSMEHHSDEVLRHAHGTLDLVRVYEMKIQAYVIQNRLKDAVLAARRSLSLLGIEFPDQSTSEDVRAAFARTKALIGERRIEDLIDLPPMTDPKMLVAMRIFTSIATTTYVAAPDLFPLVVLRQIELGLEHGNTGALAYGYGTYSILLAGLLGDIDSAHASGKLALRLLERYESREYAPRTRYLWNMHIEHWKEHLRESLRNLQELYQTSLEVGDLEFAGWSVMLRQTHAFLLGQELAELDQSTARWLQIIVQLKQESAIYYTRIMHQTVQNLRGLSENPCLLIGAAYDERKMLPLHLEANDAFGLATLFIYKIQLCVLFGQPAEALEHSARVERYLGAVLSTAFGFGIHFFDALARLALFTGMSPEEREHAMKRIDENVEKLEARAHHAPMNYGAKHALLEAERHRVRGEVEQARKAYYRAISLAREHEYLNDEALATELFATFLRQQEEFEVSRFFLAKARHLYHLWGAEAKVRELDRALPELRAVSAPSNGTTTAAPRTSISTTSSTQDSHTSRALDLVSVVKASQVISGEVVLTELLKKLVRIVVENAGARSGLLVLEGGRPLVAMAQISLQDEANTVTLHENLEQLPIGFSRAIMRYVERTHTVVVLGDASRAEGFQSDPYIRERQPKSVLCMPILYQKKRVGLLYLENELLANAFTPERCEVLELLAAQSAISLENAKLYDTLEARVKDRTRELSEALRTLRETQKQLVLQEKLASLGGLTSGIAHELKNPLNFVNNFAQSAMGLIGELREELHGQRDTPAQGRAQVVDEVLDELSLAATRISEHGSRADRIIRAMLEHARSGSGRPSRVRINELVQEHVNLTIVGRDSRPGASMLGAVLQEDYDERLGNELVTPENLGRVILNLTNNALYALSLKKSALGESFTPVLAVKTRDLGDRFEIRIRDNGPGISAASKEKIFTPFFTTKSSGEGTGLGLSISHDIVVQGHGGTLEFTSEEGQFTEFVVTLPKRTGDG, from the coding sequence ATGAATCCAATGACCGGGTATTTCATCCAGGAAACGCTGTTCACCAGCACCAGGTCCATCGTCTACCGGGCGATGCGAACCGCGGATGCTCGGCCGGTGGTTCTGAAGGTGCTGAACGCGCAGTTCCCCAGCACCGAGCACGTGGCCCGGCTCCACCGCGAGTATCGGCTGACGCGGGCGCTCGCGATGGACGGGGTCATCCAGGTCCTGGGCCTGGAGCGCTTTGGAACGAGCATGGCCCTCATCCTGGAAGACTTTGGCGGCCAATCGCTTGCTCGCCTCCTGGGAGGTCGCTCCCTGGAGCTGCCGCGCTTGCTGCGCATGGCACAGCGGCTCGCGGACATCCTGGGTCACGTGCACCAGCACCAGGTCATCCACAAGGACATCAATCCTTCCAACATCGTCTGGAACCCAGACACCGACGAGCTCAAGCTCATCGACTTCGGTATCGCCACGGAGTTGGTGCGCGAGACCCCGGTCGTCCTCGGGGCCCACGTACTCGAGGGAACGCTGCCCTACATGTCGCCGGAAGCCACGGGCCGCATGAACCGGGCCATCGACTACCGCACCGACTTCTACTCGCTGGGCGTCACCCTCTACGAGCTTCTCACCGGCAAGCTTCCCTTCTCCGCCACCGACCCGATGGAGCTCGTCCACTGCCACATCGCGCGGGTACCGGTGCCCCCCCACGAGCTGGTGCCCGGCCTGCCCGCCGCCGTCTCCCAACTCATCATGCGCCTGCTGTCCAAGCGGGCAGAGGACCGCTACCAGAGCGCCTTCGCGTTGGGGCGCGATCTCCGGCGCTGCCTGGACGAGGTCCAGGCCACCGGCCACATCTCGTCCTTCGAACTCGGGCGCGGTGACGTGTCCGATTCCCTGCAGCTCCCTCAGAAGCTCTACGGGCGTCAGCGGGAACTCGACGCGCTGCTCACCCACTTCGACCGGGCGGCCGAGGGGCGGGCGGAGCTGGTGCTCGTCGCGGGCTACTCGGGGATTGGCAAGAGCGCGCTCGTGCACGAGGTGCACAGGCCCATCGTGCAACGCCGGGGATACTTCGTCTCCGGCAAGTTCGATCAGTTCAACCGGAACATTCCCTATGACTCCCTCATCCAAGCGCTGCGGGAGCTGATGCGGCAGCTCCTGACCGAGCCCACGGAGCGCCTGAATCAATGGAAGGAGCAGCTGCTGGGCGTACTGGGTCCGAATGCCTCCGTCATCATCGACGTCATCCCCGAGGTCGAGTTCATCGTCGGAGCGCAGCCACGGGCCCCCGAGCTGCCGCCCACCGAGGCGCAGAACCGCTTCCATCTCGTCTTCGAGGGCTTCGTGCGCAGCTTCGCCGGGCCGGAGCACCCGCTGGTGGTGTTTCTCGACGACCTGCAGTGGGCCGACCTGCCCTCGCTCAAGCTGCTCGAGCGGTTGATGACCGATCCGGGCACGCGGCACCTGCTCCTCGTGGGGGCCTACCGCGACAACGAGGTGGGCACGTCGCACTCGCTCCTCTCTCTTCTCGAGGAGATGCGCGCGGCCGGTGCCACCGTGAGCACCATCACCCTCGGCCCGCTGGACCGCGAGCACTGCATCGAGATGCTCGCCGACACCCTGGGCCGCGCCCCCGCGGACGTCGAGTCCCTGGCGGAACTCTGTCTGCGCAAGACCGAGGGCAATCCCTTCTTCCTGGGACAATTCCTGCTCTCCCTCTCCGAGGAGGGACTGGTCCACTTCGACGCACGGGCTGGCAGGTGGGCGTGGGACATGGACCGCCTCGTCCACACGCCCATGACGGACAACGTCGTGGAGTTGATGGCCACGAAGATTCAAAAGCTTCCGGCGGATGCGCAGCGAGTGCTCTGGCTGGCGGCGTGTATCGGCAACAGTTTCGATCTCAAGACCCTCTCCATCGTCGACGCGCGCACGCCTGGGGAAACAGCGGAGTCACTCTGGGCGGGATTGCGCGAGGGGCTCGTCCTGCCCGTGGGAGACGCTTACAAGTTCATCGAGGATCGCTCCGCCGCCGCGGCCTTCGTCGAGCGGGAGACACCAGGTGAGAGCGCCAGGGTCGTCTACCGCTTCTTGCATGACCGGGTGCAGCAGGCGGCCTACTCGCTCATCCCCGAGGACAGCCGGCGGGAGGTCCACCTGCGGATCGGCCGTCTGATGCGCTCGGCGCTCAGCAAGGGAGAGCGTAACGAAGAACTCTTCACCATCGTGGGGCACCTCAACCTTGGTGCGGAGCTGATCACCGGGCAGGCAGAGCGGGACGAGCTGGCGGAGTTCAATCTCATGGCCGGGCGCAAGGCGCAGTCCTCCGCCGCGCATGCGGCCGCGCTGGGTTATCTGGAGAAGGGGCTCTCGCTCCTGGGCCCGGAGCGCTGGACGCGGTGTTTCCCGCTGGCGCTCCAGCTTCACACCCAGGCGGTGGAGGTGTGCTTCTTGAGCACGGACTTCCCGAGCATGGAGCACCACTCCGACGAGGTCCTTCGACACGCTCACGGCACGCTCGACCTGGTCCGGGTCTACGAGATGAAGATCCAGGCCTATGTCATCCAGAACCGGCTCAAGGACGCGGTCTTGGCCGCACGCCGGAGCCTGTCGCTGCTCGGTATCGAGTTTCCGGACCAATCGACCTCCGAGGATGTACGAGCCGCGTTCGCCAGGACGAAGGCCCTCATCGGGGAGCGCCGCATCGAGGATCTCATCGACCTGCCACCGATGACGGACCCGAAGATGCTCGTGGCGATGCGGATCTTCACGAGCATCGCCACGACCACGTACGTTGCCGCTCCGGATCTCTTCCCCCTCGTCGTGCTTCGCCAGATCGAACTCGGGCTCGAGCACGGCAACACGGGGGCGTTGGCCTACGGCTATGGCACGTACAGCATCCTCCTCGCTGGCTTGCTGGGGGATATCGACTCCGCCCATGCCTCGGGAAAGCTGGCGCTGCGGCTGCTCGAACGCTACGAGTCCCGGGAGTATGCCCCGCGCACCCGTTATCTTTGGAACATGCACATCGAGCACTGGAAGGAGCATCTGCGCGAGTCTCTGCGCAACCTCCAGGAACTCTACCAGACGAGCTTGGAGGTCGGAGACCTGGAGTTCGCCGGATGGAGCGTGATGTTGCGCCAGACCCACGCGTTCTTGTTGGGACAGGAACTCGCGGAACTAGACCAGAGCACCGCCAGATGGCTCCAAATCATCGTGCAGCTCAAGCAGGAGAGCGCGATCTACTACACGAGGATCATGCACCAGACGGTGCAGAACCTGAGAGGCCTGTCCGAGAACCCGTGTCTCCTCATCGGGGCCGCGTACGACGAGCGGAAGATGTTGCCCCTCCACCTCGAGGCGAACGACGCGTTCGGCCTCGCCACGCTCTTCATCTACAAAATCCAGCTCTGCGTGCTGTTCGGTCAGCCCGCCGAGGCGCTCGAACACTCCGCGAGAGTCGAGCGTTACCTGGGCGCGGTATTGTCCACGGCGTTCGGCTTCGGCATCCACTTCTTTGACGCACTCGCGCGCCTGGCTCTCTTCACTGGGATGTCTCCCGAGGAGCGCGAGCACGCGATGAAGCGCATCGACGAAAACGTGGAAAAGCTCGAGGCGCGGGCCCACCACGCGCCGATGAATTATGGGGCCAAGCACGCCTTGCTGGAGGCGGAGCGCCACCGCGTGCGCGGCGAGGTGGAGCAGGCGCGCAAGGCGTACTACCGGGCCATCTCCCTGGCTCGCGAGCACGAGTACCTCAACGACGAGGCGCTCGCCACCGAGCTCTTCGCCACCTTCCTACGCCAGCAGGAGGAGTTCGAGGTCTCGCGCTTCTTCCTGGCCAAGGCGCGCCATCTCTACCACCTGTGGGGCGCCGAGGCGAAGGTCCGGGAGCTGGATCGCGCCCTGCCGGAGCTGCGCGCGGTGTCGGCGCCCTCCAATGGGACCACCACCGCTGCTCCGCGCACCTCCATCAGCACCACCTCCTCCACGCAGGATTCCCATACTTCGCGAGCACTCGATCTGGTGAGCGTCGTCAAGGCCTCGCAGGTCATCTCCGGCGAGGTCGTCCTCACCGAGCTGCTCAAGAAGCTGGTGCGCATCGTCGTCGAGAACGCCGGGGCCCGCTCTGGCCTGCTCGTGCTCGAAGGCGGGCGGCCACTCGTCGCCATGGCGCAGATCTCGCTCCAGGACGAAGCGAACACGGTCACGCTCCACGAGAACCTGGAACAGCTTCCGATTGGCTTCTCACGCGCCATCATGCGCTATGTGGAGCGCACTCACACGGTGGTGGTGCTCGGCGATGCCTCCCGGGCCGAGGGCTTCCAGTCGGATCCCTACATCCGCGAGCGCCAGCCCAAGTCGGTGCTGTGCATGCCCATCCTCTACCAGAAGAAGCGCGTGGGTCTCCTCTACCTGGAGAACGAGTTGCTGGCCAACGCCTTCACGCCCGAGCGTTGCGAGGTGCTCGAACTGCTGGCCGCGCAGAGCGCCATCTCCCTCGAGAACGCCAAGCTCTATGACACCCTGGAGGCGCGGGTGAAGGATCGCACGCGCGAGCTTTCCGAGGCGCTGCGTACCCTTCGCGAGACGCAGAAGCAGCTCGTCCTCCAGGAGAAGCTCGCCTCGCTCGGCGGTCTCACCTCGGGCATCGCCCACGAACTCAAGAATCCGCTCAACTTCGTCAACAACTTCGCCCAGTCCGCCATGGGCCTCATCGGCGAACTTCGCGAGGAGCTCCACGGCCAGCGCGACACCCCGGCACAAGGGCGTGCCCAGGTGGTGGACGAGGTGCTCGATGAGCTGTCGCTCGCCGCGACGAGAATCTCCGAGCATGGTTCGCGAGCCGATCGCATCATCCGCGCGATGCTCGAGCATGCGCGCTCGGGTTCCGGCAGACCCAGCCGGGTGCGCATCAACGAGCTCGTGCAAGAGCACGTCAACCTCACCATCGTGGGCCGTGATTCCCGACCAGGGGCCTCCATGCTTGGAGCGGTGCTCCAGGAGGATTACGACGAGCGCCTGGGCAACGAGCTCGTCACGCCGGAGAACCTCGGGCGCGTCATCCTCAACCTCACCAACAACGCGCTCTACGCGCTCTCACTCAAGAAGAGCGCGCTGGGCGAGTCCTTCACCCCCGTGCTGGCCGTGAAGACGCGCGATCTGGGGGACCGGTTCGAAATCCGCATCCGGGACAATGGACCGGGCATCAGCGCGGCGAGCAAGGAGAAGATCTTCACTCCCTTCTTCACCACCAAATCCTCTGGCGAGGGCACGGGACTGGGCCTGTCCATCAGCCACGACATCGTGGTGCAGGGCCACGGCGGCACGCTGGAGTTCACGAGCGAGGAAGGCCAGTTCACGGAATTCGTGGTGACGCTGCCCAAGCGTACGGGCGACGGTTGA
- a CDS encoding pirin family protein, with protein MKSPILQTLPLGSPPWVTADPFLFCVHHDDHYPAGNEHLGPEASLDGRNLGQDFAGKDGWSMYHGEQVPGFPGHPHRGFETVTLVRNGLIDHSDSLGATARFGHGDVQWLTAGAGIVHSEMFPLVKKGEPNPTELFQIWLNLPAEDKHAPPHFSMLWSQDIPRLAFTDAAGRRTEVTVAAGELEGRRAPPPPPRSWASRPDTDVAIWTVRLEPGATWTLPPAKNPRAQRTLYFFEGEALKVADHVFREHQILAVQGDVPLRLEAMGGAVEVLMLQGRPIGQPVVQYGPFVMNTRAEIQQAFNDYQRTRFGGWPFGKDDPVHPREEGRFARHADGRIERPAPR; from the coding sequence ATGAAGAGCCCCATCCTCCAGACCCTGCCCCTTGGCTCACCCCCTTGGGTGACCGCGGATCCGTTCCTGTTCTGCGTGCACCATGACGACCACTACCCCGCCGGTAACGAGCATCTGGGACCGGAGGCCTCGCTCGACGGCCGCAACCTGGGCCAGGACTTCGCGGGGAAAGACGGCTGGAGCATGTACCACGGCGAGCAGGTGCCGGGCTTCCCCGGGCACCCGCACCGCGGTTTCGAGACGGTGACGCTGGTGCGCAACGGGCTCATCGACCACTCGGACTCGCTCGGCGCCACCGCGCGCTTCGGCCACGGCGACGTGCAGTGGTTGACCGCGGGCGCGGGCATCGTGCACTCGGAGATGTTCCCGCTCGTGAAGAAGGGCGAGCCCAACCCCACCGAGCTGTTCCAGATCTGGCTGAACCTCCCGGCCGAGGACAAGCACGCGCCGCCCCACTTCTCGATGCTCTGGAGCCAGGACATCCCCCGCCTCGCGTTCACCGACGCGGCGGGCCGGCGCACCGAGGTGACGGTCGCCGCGGGGGAGCTCGAGGGCCGGCGCGCGCCGCCACCTCCGCCCCGCTCGTGGGCCTCGCGTCCGGACACGGACGTGGCCATCTGGACCGTTCGCCTCGAGCCCGGCGCGACGTGGACCCTTCCGCCCGCGAAGAACCCGCGCGCCCAGCGCACGCTCTACTTCTTCGAGGGCGAGGCGCTGAAGGTCGCGGACCACGTCTTCCGTGAGCACCAGATATTGGCCGTGCAGGGCGACGTCCCGCTGCGGCTCGAGGCCATGGGCGGCGCGGTCGAGGTGTTGATGTTGCAGGGGCGCCCCATCGGGCAGCCCGTCGTGCAGTACGGCCCCTTCGTGATGAACACCCGCGCGGAGATCCAGCAGGCGTTCAACGATTACCAGCGCACGCGCTTCGGCGGCTGGCCGTTCGGGAAGGACGACCCGGTGCACCCGCGCGAGGAGGGCCGGTTCGCGCGGCACGCGGACGGCCGCATCGAGCGGCCGGCTCCGCGCTGA
- a CDS encoding SDR family NAD(P)-dependent oxidoreductase, protein MRIAVITGGSRGIGRSAALQIARRGVGVVVTFNSHPTGAESVVRDIEAEGGRATALKLDVRDVGSFAAFRDALSAVARGWGRDTFDILVHNAGYGLYNPIETVTEAEFDGLFGVHLKGPFFLTQTLLPLIAAGGHIINVTSVTTRVATAGVAPYAAFKSGLETLTRYMAKEFGSRGIRANAVSPGPIRTDLAGGLSPDFEALLASQTALGRIGEPDDVGRVIASLLSEDQRWVNAQCIELSGGYII, encoded by the coding sequence ATGAGGATCGCAGTCATCACCGGTGGTAGCCGCGGCATCGGACGAAGTGCCGCCCTTCAGATTGCCCGACGCGGCGTCGGCGTTGTCGTCACCTTCAACAGCCATCCCACGGGCGCCGAGTCGGTGGTCCGTGACATCGAAGCCGAGGGCGGCAGGGCAACCGCCTTGAAGCTCGACGTGCGTGATGTCGGTTCCTTCGCGGCCTTCCGCGACGCCCTCTCCGCGGTGGCGCGCGGCTGGGGGAGAGACACCTTCGACATCCTCGTCCACAACGCCGGATATGGACTCTACAATCCAATCGAGACAGTCACCGAAGCCGAGTTCGACGGGCTGTTCGGCGTGCACCTCAAGGGGCCGTTCTTCCTGACCCAGACACTGCTCCCGTTGATCGCCGCGGGTGGGCACATCATCAACGTCACGAGCGTGACCACCCGTGTGGCAACGGCGGGCGTCGCACCCTATGCAGCCTTCAAATCGGGGCTCGAGACGCTCACCCGCTACATGGCCAAGGAGTTCGGTTCCCGGGGGATCCGCGCCAACGCGGTGTCACCCGGCCCGATCCGCACCGATCTCGCAGGCGGGCTGAGCCCGGACTTCGAGGCCCTGCTCGCGTCACAAACGGCACTCGGTCGGATCGGTGAGCCGGACGACGTGGGGCGCGTGATCGCTTCATTGCTCAGCGAAGACCAGCGCTGGGTCAACGCCCAGTGCATCGAGCTCTCAGGTGGTTACATCATCTGA
- a CDS encoding AraC family transcriptional regulator, producing the protein MMVPVDALDELRELTAVAENRRTETGIPRVAMVRGKVPEHELAAVYEPMINLILQGAKTMTIGERTLRYDPATYFVMSVDLPAVGTVHQGGAGRPYLAVSLSLEPRVIAEVLAHAPQRVGRGAGFAVASVSAELLDAWTRLLRLMRRPDEIPVLAPLYEREILFRVLQGPQGHLLREIAVPDSAISRVRLAIQWIRENYARPLRTKGLARIAAMSESAFHRHFKSVTTMSPLQFQKRLRLMQARSLLVESLTTASSVAFEVGYESSSQFNREYSRFFGRPPATDAREVRARLQRG; encoded by the coding sequence ATGATGGTGCCCGTGGATGCCCTGGACGAGCTTCGCGAGTTGACCGCCGTCGCCGAGAACCGGCGCACCGAAACCGGTATCCCCAGGGTCGCCATGGTGCGGGGCAAGGTGCCCGAGCACGAGCTCGCGGCCGTCTACGAGCCGATGATCAACCTCATCCTCCAGGGTGCCAAGACGATGACCATCGGTGAGCGAACGCTGCGCTACGACCCGGCCACGTATTTCGTGATGTCGGTCGACCTGCCAGCCGTCGGAACCGTGCACCAGGGAGGTGCTGGGAGGCCCTACCTCGCGGTGAGCCTGTCCCTCGAACCGCGAGTCATCGCCGAGGTCTTGGCGCATGCGCCCCAGCGCGTGGGCCGTGGCGCGGGTTTCGCCGTGGCTTCGGTCTCCGCGGAGCTTCTCGACGCGTGGACGCGGCTCCTGCGGCTGATGCGACGACCCGATGAGATCCCGGTGCTCGCTCCCCTCTACGAGCGGGAGATCTTGTTCCGCGTGCTCCAAGGACCACAGGGGCACCTCCTGCGGGAGATCGCGGTGCCCGACTCGGCCATCTCGCGGGTGCGGCTCGCGATTCAGTGGATTCGCGAGAACTACGCGCGGCCTCTGCGGACCAAGGGACTCGCCAGGATTGCCGCGATGAGCGAGTCCGCCTTTCACAGGCACTTCAAGTCCGTCACCACGATGAGCCCGCTTCAGTTCCAGAAGCGGCTCCGGTTGATGCAAGCGCGCTCCTTGCTCGTCGAAAGTCTCACGACAGCCTCCTCGGTGGCGTTCGAGGTCGGCTACGAGAGTTCGTCGCAGTTCAATCGGGAGTACTCGCGCTTCTTCGGCCGCCCACCGGCCACGGATGCGCGAGAGGTCCGAGCGCGACTGCAGCGGGGGTGA
- a CDS encoding endonuclease/exonuclease/phosphatase family protein — MSRFKVGTFNVLNLALPGQVTYPNDRPFSKEEYANKIAWIGGQLRRMDAEIVGFQEVWHLDALKDAVQAGAPPGAAPLHVMVATQEQNKPQVGLATSLEVVRTITHQAFPDGFALTVSGIPDPIQSFSRPVLQADLRLPEGQELSVLVAHLKSKRPMLDEETESDAKNLALGSARALMVRAAEAYALRCILLKLMEGTKHPVVLLGDLNDSALSVTTVIVSGTPPVHHLPPQEKQAIWDVLLYNAFDIQARQNTRRDVSYSHIYNGYYDTLDQIYVSQEFSRLNPKRMGEVEYVHYFNDHLVDRTLSRERPDRIQSDHGQVVATLRLTEPPPRRASP, encoded by the coding sequence ATGTCGCGCTTCAAGGTAGGGACGTTCAACGTGCTCAATCTCGCCCTGCCGGGGCAGGTGACCTATCCGAACGACAGACCGTTCAGCAAGGAAGAGTACGCGAACAAGATCGCCTGGATTGGCGGTCAGTTGCGGAGGATGGATGCCGAGATCGTCGGCTTCCAGGAGGTGTGGCATCTGGATGCGCTGAAAGACGCCGTCCAGGCGGGAGCGCCCCCGGGGGCAGCACCCCTGCACGTGATGGTCGCGACCCAGGAGCAGAACAAACCCCAGGTGGGGCTCGCCACCTCACTGGAAGTCGTCCGGACGATCACCCACCAGGCTTTTCCAGATGGCTTCGCGCTCACGGTCTCCGGGATTCCCGATCCCATCCAGTCCTTCTCCCGTCCGGTGTTGCAGGCCGACCTGAGATTGCCGGAGGGCCAGGAGTTGAGCGTGCTCGTCGCGCACCTCAAGTCCAAGCGCCCGATGTTGGACGAGGAGACGGAGTCGGACGCCAAGAACCTCGCCCTGGGGAGCGCACGCGCCCTCATGGTCCGAGCCGCCGAGGCCTACGCCCTGCGCTGCATCCTGCTCAAGCTGATGGAGGGCACGAAGCACCCCGTGGTCCTGCTCGGAGATCTGAACGACTCCGCCTTGTCCGTGACGACGGTGATCGTCTCGGGCACGCCCCCCGTCCATCACCTGCCCCCCCAGGAGAAGCAGGCCATCTGGGACGTGCTGCTCTACAACGCCTTCGACATCCAGGCGCGTCAGAACACCCGGCGGGATGTCAGCTACAGCCACATCTACAACGGCTATTACGACACCCTGGATCAAATCTACGTCTCCCAGGAGTTCAGCCGGCTCAATCCCAAGCGGATGGGAGAGGTGGAGTACGTCCATTACTTCAATGACCACCTCGTGGACCGGACCTTGAGCCGGGAGCGGCCCGACCGCATCCAGTCCGACCATGGCCAGGTGGTGGCCACCCTCCGGCTGACGGAGCCGCCCCCCCGCCGAGCCTCCCCGTGA
- a CDS encoding DUF2127 domain-containing protein has product MWLIITYKFVKAGLMLGLAIWLTTDPEAVYLFGQRVAHELVEARPFMVRLGNWLHTHLTKHVIERSALVAWLDGVTTALEGTLLLLGKPWGEWLVVIGLSLFLPFEVYEVIHKPGVGKAIVLLLNAAIVVYLVYELLFPAHRARSRQVPPAG; this is encoded by the coding sequence ATGTGGCTGATCATCACCTACAAGTTCGTGAAGGCCGGCTTGATGCTCGGGCTGGCGATCTGGCTCACGACCGATCCGGAGGCGGTCTACTTGTTCGGGCAACGCGTTGCCCACGAACTCGTCGAGGCACGGCCCTTCATGGTACGGCTCGGGAACTGGCTGCACACGCACCTGACGAAGCATGTGATCGAACGTAGCGCCCTGGTGGCCTGGCTGGATGGGGTCACCACGGCCCTCGAGGGCACATTGCTCCTGCTGGGAAAACCCTGGGGGGAATGGCTCGTCGTGATCGGACTGTCCTTGTTCCTGCCCTTCGAGGTCTATGAGGTGATCCACAAGCCAGGCGTGGGCAAGGCAATCGTGCTGCTCCTCAACGCCGCGATCGTCGTGTACCTGGTGTACGAGCTGCTCTTCCCGGCCCACCGCGCCCGTTCGCGGCAGGTGCCTCCGGCCGGGTAG